A stretch of the Terriglobia bacterium genome encodes the following:
- a CDS encoding helix-turn-helix transcriptional regulator, with the protein MSMVLINPSAPDQVFYTHLFGRFVRDRRRKLNLTVEQAAELTGITSSEWIAIEAGYVPQEYKMVRTISETLEVRTSDLLMASIMSTLAQEQTVQ; encoded by the coding sequence ATGAGTATGGTACTCATCAATCCTTCCGCCCCCGACCAGGTCTTCTACACTCACCTCTTCGGCCGCTTCGTCCGTGACCGCCGCCGCAAGCTCAATCTGACCGTCGAACAGGCTGCCGAGCTGACCGGCATCACCAGCTCCGAGTGGATCGCCATCGAGGCCGGCTACGTGCCGCAGGAATACAAGATGGTCCGCACGATCTCCGAGACGCTCGAGGTCCGCACCAGCGATCTGTTAATGGCGTCGATCATGTCGACGCTAGCGCAGGAGCAAACGGTTCAGTAG
- a CDS encoding tetratricopeptide repeat protein: MTFWNVANGRPSDLIPIKDPSKIAAVAENVGGMLGGSGLAVGGAFLFLAGLAPLYPAGLLAMKGVQHASRSARSIPDALEAVENARSEAAAARRLQAIRYYERALDIDPRNHVILSRVAFTYAAVGKLEDATAAIDRALEFCPDNHLYWLAKGTISLAIADLSGARKCFERASTLNPTDPDTWSNLGLVCEQLSDLTTAQRCWESLLGLAPENPSAWINRGELAYLLGNTAEGVKSWIKACELDPSITPKWVLEYEIGATSFSRGDLNSADTHYDNAIALNPTYAQPWIGKALCGRKRGDLRAGLGFLDKALELDGKNANVWFNRGNFLSELKQEEDAKLAWEQAFLIDPTVRVPWVISFDEGLKFLNIAQAQTAVPYFYKATSLYPAFAEGWFRKGVAHRALGQDQEARQCWRRCLEVKSDHALAQLNLGSLEFEAGNRIGAMELWEKALGANEKLSQAAMNKGAALADAGQLQDAMEYFSKALAAGHPRAGDALQLAQRYEKMDPTAGPLP, encoded by the coding sequence ATGACCTTCTGGAACGTTGCTAACGGCCGACCCTCTGACTTAATTCCTATTAAAGATCCTTCTAAAATCGCCGCGGTAGCTGAAAATGTAGGTGGAATGCTCGGTGGTAGCGGACTTGCCGTCGGTGGTGCATTCCTTTTTCTCGCGGGTCTGGCACCGCTATATCCAGCAGGCCTACTTGCGATGAAAGGCGTGCAGCATGCTTCGAGATCCGCTCGCTCCATACCTGACGCCTTAGAGGCCGTTGAGAACGCACGAAGTGAGGCTGCCGCCGCCCGGCGACTGCAAGCGATTCGGTATTACGAGCGTGCCTTGGATATCGATCCGCGGAATCACGTTATTCTGTCGCGGGTTGCGTTTACGTATGCAGCCGTAGGGAAATTGGAGGATGCGACTGCAGCGATAGACAGGGCTCTGGAATTCTGTCCAGACAATCACCTGTATTGGTTAGCAAAAGGCACAATTAGCCTGGCGATCGCCGACCTAAGCGGTGCCCGGAAGTGTTTTGAGAGGGCGTCGACACTCAACCCCACTGATCCTGACACTTGGTCCAACCTCGGGCTCGTTTGCGAGCAACTGTCTGACCTGACCACGGCACAGCGCTGCTGGGAAAGTCTATTGGGTCTTGCGCCCGAGAATCCGTCAGCATGGATCAACCGCGGAGAATTGGCCTACCTGCTTGGAAACACCGCGGAGGGTGTCAAGTCGTGGATTAAGGCCTGCGAACTTGATCCCTCGATCACGCCGAAATGGGTCCTTGAATATGAAATCGGGGCGACATCATTTTCTAGAGGTGACCTTAACTCGGCAGATACTCACTACGACAACGCGATAGCGTTGAATCCTACGTATGCCCAACCGTGGATCGGAAAAGCTCTTTGCGGACGGAAGCGAGGCGATCTGAGGGCAGGTCTCGGATTTCTGGACAAGGCTCTCGAACTCGACGGGAAGAACGCGAATGTCTGGTTCAATCGCGGCAATTTCCTTTCAGAATTGAAACAGGAAGAAGATGCAAAACTTGCCTGGGAACAAGCGTTCTTGATTGACCCGACTGTTCGCGTTCCATGGGTGATCAGCTTCGATGAAGGATTGAAGTTTCTCAACATTGCTCAGGCACAGACAGCGGTTCCGTATTTCTATAAAGCTACTTCCCTATATCCAGCATTCGCTGAAGGCTGGTTCAGAAAAGGTGTGGCACATCGCGCTCTTGGGCAAGATCAAGAAGCTCGCCAGTGCTGGAGACGATGCTTGGAGGTGAAGAGCGATCACGCGTTGGCGCAACTTAACCTAGGAAGTCTTGAGTTTGAAGCTGGGAACCGCATTGGTGCGATGGAACTCTGGGAGAAGGCTTTAGGCGCAAACGAAAAGCTGTCGCAGGCCGCGATGAATAAAGGCGCCGCACTAGCGGATGCAGGACAACTACAAGACGCAATGGAGTACTTCTCAAAAGCATTAGCAGCTGGCCATCCTCGTGCGGGCGACGCACTGCAACTCGCGCAAAGATACGAAAAGATGGATCCCACAGCGGGACCACTTCCCTAA
- a CDS encoding DUF302 domain-containing protein, with the protein MTYSKHSSRSPEEVGDRLQAAAQRHKFGVLHVLDLKTTLHTKGIEINSECRIYDVCNPQAAAKALRAEMKASTVLPCRISVFSDETGCTIATVKPTDLLKATGLAGVDALAKDIEQDILAMIDEAA; encoded by the coding sequence ATGACTTACAGTAAACATTCGTCACGTTCACCCGAGGAAGTCGGAGACCGGCTTCAGGCGGCAGCACAGCGTCATAAATTCGGTGTCCTGCACGTTCTCGATCTTAAGACCACACTGCACACCAAAGGCATTGAGATAAATTCGGAGTGCCGCATCTATGACGTCTGCAATCCACAGGCGGCGGCGAAGGCACTGCGTGCGGAAATGAAAGCCTCTACGGTGCTTCCATGCAGAATCTCCGTATTTAGTGACGAGACGGGTTGCACAATTGCTACCGTGAAACCTACTGATCTCTTGAAGGCAACTGGACTGGCCGGGGTGGATGCTCTCGCGAAGGACATAGAACAGGACATCCTCGCCATGATTGACGAAGCAGCATAA
- a CDS encoding PspC domain-containing protein encodes MSICLNCGSEVAHAEHCATCGAYTKVTATEQRGAVSDGFTPPATRLVRPKKGRVIAGVCAGLAGRFGMSVNLIRFLFVIPGVFWFIGPITYLVLSLKLKEWPPSVPEPVYQRLQDKSVQLEQRAQTTKNWGTILKLLGAFGVLCFIGGILFHTAEITIVGFFCLLATVPIYVVKAFSADRVRAVAKHEEKRLVLENHGERICSECNVILPAQTKVCPSCGSDKVFVRADAKVIPNTNPGDPFLEKLVRAELDAGRNAAAINVYIKHTGGTLGEALKYLQDLKSKPAATVT; translated from the coding sequence ATGAGCATTTGTCTCAATTGTGGATCAGAGGTTGCGCACGCTGAGCACTGTGCTACGTGCGGCGCATACACAAAAGTTACTGCCACAGAGCAAAGGGGAGCCGTAAGTGATGGGTTTACTCCACCGGCCACAAGATTAGTCCGTCCCAAAAAGGGCCGAGTCATAGCCGGAGTCTGTGCAGGTCTTGCTGGTCGCTTTGGAATGTCAGTGAATCTAATCAGGTTCCTCTTTGTCATCCCGGGAGTGTTCTGGTTCATAGGCCCGATCACTTACCTAGTCCTTTCCCTAAAGCTAAAGGAATGGCCACCGTCCGTACCCGAACCGGTATATCAGCGGCTCCAGGACAAATCTGTTCAACTTGAGCAGCGGGCACAGACTACCAAGAACTGGGGCACGATACTAAAACTCCTTGGTGCGTTTGGCGTTCTATGTTTTATCGGTGGAATTCTCTTTCACACTGCGGAAATCACCATAGTGGGATTCTTTTGCCTGCTTGCAACTGTCCCGATCTATGTCGTCAAAGCATTTTCAGCGGACCGAGTCAGAGCAGTCGCCAAGCACGAAGAGAAACGCCTGGTTCTAGAAAATCATGGAGAACGAATCTGTTCGGAATGTAATGTCATCCTCCCAGCACAAACTAAAGTTTGTCCAAGCTGCGGCAGCGACAAAGTCTTCGTCCGCGCTGATGCAAAAGTCATACCGAATACAAACCCCGGTGATCCTTTTCTGGAGAAGCTTGTTCGCGCTGAACTTGATGCGGGGAGAAATGCCGCCGCAATCAACGTATACATAAAGCATACCGGAGGCACTCTGGGTGAGGCGTTGAAGTATTTGCAGGACCTGAAGAGCAAGCCCGCGGCGACAGTCACATAA
- a CDS encoding recombinase family protein, producing the protein MKRAALYMRVSTVDQHPETQLHDLRGLAAQRGFEVVAEVTDKISGAKAKRPGLDQLLADARRKKFDVVMVWAFDRMARSVRHFLEVLDELNHLEIEFVSFRENIDTGGPLGRALVVIIGAIAELERNLIIERVRAGMRRARLEGRRIGREPLNVDRQALLRDRARGMSLTDLAKAYRISRTSVCRVLREERAADLVPKGVVPAASQVQENTRGEIPA; encoded by the coding sequence ATGAAGCGTGCGGCCCTGTACATGCGCGTCTCCACTGTCGATCAGCACCCCGAAACCCAACTACATGACCTGCGCGGCCTCGCCGCGCAGCGTGGGTTCGAAGTCGTCGCCGAGGTCACCGACAAGATCTCGGGCGCGAAGGCAAAGCGCCCCGGTCTCGATCAACTACTGGCCGACGCTCGACGCAAGAAGTTCGACGTCGTGATGGTGTGGGCGTTCGATCGCATGGCGCGATCGGTACGCCACTTCCTCGAGGTCCTCGACGAGCTGAACCATCTCGAGATCGAGTTCGTCTCCTTCCGGGAGAACATCGACACCGGCGGACCGCTCGGCCGTGCCCTGGTCGTCATCATCGGCGCCATCGCCGAGCTCGAACGCAACCTTATTATCGAGCGTGTCCGTGCCGGCATGCGTCGTGCCCGGCTCGAAGGCCGGCGCATCGGACGTGAACCGCTGAATGTCGATCGTCAGGCGCTGCTTCGTGACCGCGCTCGCGGCATGAGCCTCACCGATCTGGCGAAGGCGTACCGGATCTCCCGCACCAGCGTCTGCCGAGTCCTGCGGGAAGAGCGGGCGGCAGACCTAGTGCCCAAAGGGGTCGTTCCGGCGGCTTCGCAAGTGCAAGAAAACACGCGGGGAGAAATCCCCGCGTGA
- a CDS encoding plasmid partition protein ParG yields the protein MAKEPVLKRMNVNMDSNLHAAFKVAAVAQGKDMTTVLIELVQEYVAKNYPKGLPAGLKKGRR from the coding sequence ATGGCGAAGGAGCCTGTGCTGAAACGTATGAACGTGAACATGGATTCAAATCTGCACGCGGCCTTCAAGGTCGCAGCCGTCGCTCAGGGCAAGGATATGACGACGGTCCTCATCGAACTCGTCCAGGAATACGTCGCGAAGAACTACCCGAAGGGTCTGCCCGCCGGCCTGAAGAAAGGTCGTCGCTAA
- the dgt gene encoding dNTP triphosphohydrolase, with the protein MDWKTVLSTTRVRDHFGGGASVRSSVDLRSEFERDFGRCIYSAPFRRLQDKAQVFPLEPQDAVRTRLTHSIEVSSVARGLGADIGRWLLENKLVDPTLVSPIEVIAATCGMIHDLGNPPFGHAGEQAISEWFEKTFRPCNHLFGTSTQLAQDFLRWDGNAQTIRLITKLQVLADDFGLNLTAGTVSAACKYVAASHEVDKTKGHEYSKPGYFFSESNVVKAVREITGTGVARNPISYLVDAADDIVNATVDLEDGIKKRLITWSELDSLLRNKANGNAHFDNAVALAKEKIGTALQGLRAMKVSHKHSERMQSSNS; encoded by the coding sequence ATGGATTGGAAAACAGTGCTGTCCACCACGCGAGTACGTGACCACTTCGGGGGAGGCGCCTCTGTCCGATCATCGGTCGATTTGCGCTCCGAGTTTGAACGGGATTTCGGACGGTGCATTTACTCTGCGCCTTTTCGAAGATTACAGGACAAAGCACAGGTGTTTCCGCTCGAACCGCAAGATGCGGTCCGCACCAGGCTGACACATTCGATCGAGGTGTCGAGTGTAGCTCGGGGCCTTGGCGCCGATATCGGACGATGGCTACTTGAGAATAAACTCGTCGATCCAACTCTCGTTTCTCCAATAGAAGTCATCGCGGCGACATGTGGCATGATTCATGACCTCGGGAATCCCCCCTTCGGTCATGCAGGCGAACAAGCAATCTCAGAGTGGTTCGAAAAGACCTTTCGCCCGTGCAATCACCTGTTCGGAACAAGTACACAACTTGCTCAGGATTTTCTAAGGTGGGATGGTAACGCTCAGACGATTCGACTTATAACGAAGCTTCAGGTTTTAGCCGACGACTTCGGGCTGAATCTAACCGCAGGAACCGTGTCAGCAGCATGCAAATATGTGGCTGCATCGCATGAAGTAGACAAAACGAAGGGGCACGAGTACTCGAAGCCCGGGTATTTCTTCTCTGAAAGTAATGTAGTAAAGGCTGTCCGTGAAATTACTGGAACTGGAGTCGCTCGCAATCCTATATCGTATCTCGTGGACGCCGCCGACGATATCGTTAACGCCACAGTTGACCTCGAAGATGGGATCAAGAAGCGTTTAATTACGTGGTCCGAGTTGGACTCGTTATTGAGGAACAAGGCTAACGGAAATGCTCATTTCGACAATGCTGTTGCTCTAGCGAAGGAAAAGATAGGAACGGCACTTCAGGGACTTCGCGCGATGAAGGTCTCGCACAAACATTCAGAACGTATGCAATCATCGAATTCGTAA
- a CDS encoding Fic family protein has translation MNRGIQGRLAKQTTSPEPFSAFVPNPLPPLPPLEFTPELLKLKERADLALGRLDGIARLLPDLHLFLYFYVRKEAVLSSQIEGTQSSLSDLLLFENDQIPGVPIDDVQEVSNYVAALQHGADRIKDGFPISLRLIKEIHRVLLSKGRGSNKEPGEFRRTQNWIGGTRPGNARFVPPPFSEVLECMGQLEKFFHEGAEKYSTLVRAALIHLQFETIHPFLDGNGRVGRLLITLLLVSDKVLSVPLLYLSLYFKIHRNRYYELLQNVRFEGIWEDWLTFFFEAVEVTAQQAVDTAEKILQLFESDKAKINGLGRVKGSALQVHEVLQRRAFVTIPSASRELKLSQPAVTNALRALQALGIVAESTGRTWKRIYVYKAYLRLLNEGMDIVEGQEQTAATNLAG, from the coding sequence ATGAACCGAGGGATTCAGGGCCGACTAGCTAAGCAAACGACAAGCCCGGAGCCGTTCTCTGCTTTTGTTCCCAATCCTCTGCCCCCCTTACCTCCTCTTGAATTTACCCCTGAGTTGCTAAAGCTTAAAGAGAGAGCAGATCTTGCCCTAGGGCGCCTAGACGGCATTGCCCGTCTCTTACCCGACTTACACCTCTTTCTCTACTTCTACGTCAGAAAAGAAGCAGTGCTCTCGTCCCAGATTGAGGGAACCCAATCCTCCTTATCAGACTTGCTCCTGTTCGAGAACGATCAGATTCCCGGTGTGCCGATAGATGATGTTCAAGAAGTCTCCAATTATGTAGCGGCTCTGCAACACGGGGCAGATCGGATCAAAGACGGCTTTCCTATTTCGCTTCGTCTGATCAAGGAAATCCATAGGGTCTTGCTTAGCAAAGGACGTGGCTCAAACAAAGAGCCCGGAGAATTTAGACGAACGCAGAACTGGATTGGAGGTACAAGGCCAGGAAATGCGCGTTTCGTGCCGCCGCCATTCTCCGAAGTTCTCGAGTGTATGGGCCAACTTGAGAAGTTCTTCCATGAAGGAGCTGAGAAATACTCCACGTTGGTTAGAGCGGCACTAATTCATCTTCAATTCGAGACGATTCACCCGTTCCTAGATGGGAACGGCAGAGTAGGACGCCTTCTCATAACCTTACTTCTCGTCTCAGACAAAGTTCTGTCGGTCCCGTTGCTCTATTTGTCCCTATATTTCAAGATTCACCGCAATCGCTACTACGAGCTGCTACAGAACGTAAGGTTTGAAGGGATATGGGAAGATTGGCTCACCTTCTTCTTCGAGGCAGTGGAAGTCACTGCCCAACAGGCAGTCGATACTGCGGAGAAGATTCTTCAGCTGTTTGAGTCTGATAAGGCAAAGATCAACGGCCTCGGTCGAGTAAAGGGTTCTGCTTTACAAGTGCACGAAGTCCTTCAGCGAAGAGCATTCGTGACCATTCCTTCTGCATCGCGTGAACTGAAGTTGAGCCAGCCAGCGGTAACGAATGCCCTACGAGCTCTTCAGGCACTCGGTATCGTGGCCGAATCAACAGGGCGCACCTGGAAACGAATCTACGTTTACAAGGCATATTTGCGACTACTGAATGAAGGCATGGACATCGTTGAAGGCCAGGAACAAACAGCAGCGACGAATTTAGCGGGGTAA